One region of Quercus lobata isolate SW786 chromosome 2, ValleyOak3.0 Primary Assembly, whole genome shotgun sequence genomic DNA includes:
- the LOC115973883 gene encoding serine--tRNA ligase, chloroplastic/mitochondrial isoform X2: MKGKLEPAERQRLIEEGKNLKEGLVTLEEDLLKLTDELQQEAQCIPNMTHPDVPIGGEESSVIRKMIGSPCKFSFPVKDHLQLGKELDLLDFDAAAEVSGSKFYYLKNEAVMLEMGLINWTLSEVMKKGFTPLTTPEIVRSSVVEKCGFQPRGANTQVYSIEGSDQCLIGTAEIPVGGIHMDSIVAESLLPLKYVAFSHCFRTEAGAAGTATRGLYRVHQFSKVEMFVLCQPEQSEFYHEELIKIEEDLFSSLGLHYKTLDMASGDLGAPAYRKYDVEAWMPGLERFGEISSASNCTDYQSRRLGIRYRPSEPSSTNSKKGKGSLPPPKFVHTLNATACAIPRMIVCLLENYQQEDGSVIIPEPLRPFMGGLQIIAPKSR, translated from the exons ATGAAAGGAAAATTGGAACCAGCTGAGCGTCAAAGACTCATAGAAGAAG gaAAGAATCTGAAGGAAGGGCTTGTCACCTTGGAAGAAGACCTTCTTAAACTTACTGATGAGCTTCAGCAGGAAGCTCAGTGTATACCGAATATGACTCATCCGGATGTTCCGATTGGCGGGGAGGAGTCTTCGGTGATAAGAAAGATg ATAGGTAGCCCGTGCAAATTCAGCTTCCCTGTCAAGGATCACCTTCAACTTGGAAAAGAACTTGATCTTTTAGATTTCGATGCTGCTGCAGAG GTCAGCGGATCAAAATTCTACTACCTGAAGAATGAAGCAGTTATGTTAGAGATGGGCCTCATTAACTGGACACTCTCGGAAGTCATGAAGAAAGGCTTCACACCTTTGACAACTCCAGAGATTGTAAGGTCATCTGTTGTTGAAAAATGCGGTTTTCAGCCTCGTGGAGCAAATACCCAG GTTTATTCTATTGAGGGTAGTGACCAGTGCCTCATCGGCACTGCAGAGATTCCAGTGGGGGGAATTCATATGGATTCTATTGTTGCTGAGTCATTGTTACCATTGAAGTATGTGGCATTTTCCCATTGCTTCCGAACCGAAGCAGGTGCTGCAGGCACAGCAACAAG GGGTCTTTATCGAGTCCACCAATTCAGCAAGGTGGAGATGTTTGTCTTATGCCAACCAGAACAAAGCGAATTCTACCATGAGGAGCTCATTAAAATTGAAGAAGACCTCTTCTCATCACTTGGATTGCATTATAA AACCTTGGATATGGCTTCAGGGGATTTAGGTGCACCAGCGTATCGTAAATATGATGTGGAGGCGTGGATGCCTGGTTTAGAACGATTTGGCGAG ATATCAAGTGCATCAAATTGTACAGACTATCAAAGTCGTCGACTGGGGATCCGATATCGTCCATCAGAACCATCATCAACTAATTCTAAAAAGGGTAAAGGAAGCCTTCCTCCACCAAAGTTTGTTCACACACTAAATGCGACTGCCTGTGCAATACCACGGATGATTGTTTGCTTGCTTGAGAATTACCAGCAAGAAGATGGCTCTGTTATTATTCCCGAGCCATTGAGGCCCTTCATGGGTGGGCTTCAGATTATAGCTCCTAAATCCAGATAG